The Thermotoga sp. KOL6 genome contains the following window.
AGGTTTTCTGAAAAAGCCTTTTGATGAAGGTTTTAGAGTCTAAAAAATTCAGTGAAAGATTATTTTTAATGACTAAAGGTATCATCAAAAGCTTAAGATAAAAACCTACCACTCGTAAAGACCTTTATAAAGGTATTTTCAGAAAATGGTGGTAGGTTTCTTGTGAAAATATTCACTTTCTGGTTTTTTTTCGGAAACTTATACATCATGTTGTATGATATTCATGCCTAGTAACTACAAATTGTGTTCATAACTTACCACTAAACTTACCACTTGATTTTCCCAGAGGATCACTTTCAAAATTAATTTCATAATATCGACGGAAAAGGAGGTGTGATATTGTGAGCTTAAGGAACGAACTTTGGATGTGGAAAAAAGAAAAAGTTGCAGAGGTAGTCTCTAACAATTTAAAACGCAAAAAACATGAAGTTTGGATTCTTCAAGACGTAAAGGATATTCTCGAAAAAGTAAAAGAGCTTATCCCCGAAGGTTCAACTGTTGCGGTTGGTGGTTCTCTCACTCTATTGGATACCGGTATCTTAGATATTCTAAGAAGAGGGAAATACAACTTTCTTGACAGATACAGCGCAAAGACTCGGGAGGAGATAGAGGAGATCTATAGAAAAAGTTTTTGGGCAGATTACTACTTAACCAGTGCCAACGCTGTGACAGAGGATGGAAAGTTAGTCTTCCTTGATGGGAACGGAAACAGAGTAGCTGCTGTTGTTTACGGTCCACGGAACGTGATAGTGGTGGTGAGTGTGAACAAAGTTGTAAAAAATGTCGAAGAGGCAAGAGAAAGATTGAGATATATCTCTCCTATGAATTCGAAACGATTGAACCTCGAAACACCTTGCGCCAAAACAGGTTTTTGTGCAGATTGTTCTTCCCCCCAGAGGATATGTGATTACTTCATGGTGGTAGAGTCTGGTGTGAGACAGCCGGGAAGATTCAAGATATTGTTGACTTTGGAAGACTTTGGACTTTAAAAAGCGGGGAATTCTCCCCGCTTTAAAAGTTCATCGGTATGATTTTTAAATAATCTTCCAGTGAACCGTCGTCTAAGCAGCATTGTATAATTTCTCTTCCAACTGGGTTCAAATCATCGGTGAGGAATTTTTTTAGTTGTTTTTTGAAAAACTCTTTGAGTTCTTGAGAGCCTTTTTCAAATGCTTTTTCGCCAACCTCCGGTTGAAGATGTGGTTGTAAAAGCTCTTTTGGAATCATAATTCCTTCTATTTTCATCTCTTTCAACGAAAAACCAAGAAGTGTACACTTTGCCGGAACTAGCTGATTCGGTCTGAATCTTACACCACCTCTTCTTGAGAGATACTCTCTTGCAATCCATTCCGGCATAAATCCAACCTTGTAAGCACCAATATGCTGGTTGGGGACAAGAATGTATCTCGTTCCAGGTGTATCGATGATTTGTTCGAGCAGTATGTTAGCCAACCTTACCATTTTCCCGGAAGAAAAAGGCCAAAAGGTTCCTACTCCCTCACTTGTCATGCCTTTGGTGCTGACGATACTTGGATTGGCGAATCCCCTTGGCGCTGCCAGTCGCCAGAGCCATGCTATAGCTGGAGGTAGCACTTGCATGAGGCCTACGATCCCATACGTTGGCTTCTCTTTGGTACATGGAGGTGTCCTCACTCCAAAACTTCTAACGTCCACCTCTACAGGATCAGATATCGCGTCTTTCATGAAACGTTTTGGAAGAATAACTCGTGGGTTTGGACAAGGTTTCCCAGGTTCATCTTCTATGTGTTCCCAAATCAAAGCCGTTGAATTGGGGACAGCGTATATGTTGAAGAAAATAAGTGGTTCGGGCGGGTGAATGGTTAATCTTTCAAGATCTGGTGCACTTCCATAGTTAGTTATGTGATCCACTCTGATGAACCAACCAGCTTCTGCATCTTTCGCCACGAGTTTTTTTCCAGTTTGAAGTTTTGGATGACACATGAACATATCGTCTGCCACAGGTTGTAGCTTACAAGTTTCCTTGAGATCTATGTAGAAAACCTCTCCGGTTAGTATGTTTTCTGCCAATTTTATTCTTCCGTCTGGTTCTCTGTGGATTTCTTCGAGAATTTCACTTTTTCCACCGCCACTGGCACCCTCGTGCATGATCACGAGCTCGTTCTCGTAAGGAGTGATTACTTTCACTGCTGAAGCGTGTGCAGTAACCCATTTTTCTTTTTCCCCTATGTGAAGCAAGAAACCATAGACGCCCTTTTTCGCACTGGGACCAGGATAGAGGTTGTAAGAGAAGATTTCGTAATGAGAGTTGTGTCTGTAATGTACCACCACCTGCTTGCCTTCGAAGTGAGTATGTCTGAAAGGAGGGGCAAGAAACATGTACAACTTCGGTTTGAAATTTTCGGGGACTTCGTCTGCCGGGATAAAAAATTGTAGATCAGCAAGTCCCCCTACGAAGAATCCTGCGTTTTTCGGTGCTACTAGTACGGCAGGATATCCATAATCGTATCCTCCAGCCATGAAAGGCATGATGATCAGCTCTTGTCTTTTTAGCCATTCAAAGGTTTCCTCTCTCACGGGCTCAAAATCCATTCCAAATCTTTCTTTGAACCTTGGTTTATCTGTTTCCATATTGTCACCAACTACGAGTGCATTTGGATCTCTCCTTCTCATATACGGTTCTGGATAGTTTATCACCAATCCGTTTTTGCACCGTGTGACAATAGCTTCTACTACGAACCCTTTTCCAGGAACTTCGTAGCCCACCTCGAACAAATCCTTATCGGCTATTGCAATTTCAAGAATTTCTTTTCTACTTTCTGGTATTATTATTTCAGGAGCATTCTCTACAATATCTCTAACTTCTTCTGAAAATACAAATCTTTCTAAAATGCTTGTTTTCACATTATCACCCCTTTAAGATATGGTTTTCAAGGCAAATTATATCATGCACTGTTTTGCAATTTTATGCATGTGGTTAATGTTTTTTTTCTTCTTGTAGAAAAGCTACCGAATTTTGAGATAGATCAAGGAGGTTCAAGATGTTGAGAGTTTACGTGCACGGCGAGGGGAATTTGGTAAACGCTTTAATGAAAATCTTCGAAGATGTGGGCTGGGAACTCGCAGACTCGATTGACGAAGCACAAATAGTGGTGGCCAAAGACCTGTTGGAAGGAGATTGTTTCGAAAAGCCTTTG
Protein-coding sequences here:
- a CDS encoding lactate utilization protein, with translation MSLRNELWMWKKEKVAEVVSNNLKRKKHEVWILQDVKDILEKVKELIPEGSTVAVGGSLTLLDTGILDILRRGKYNFLDRYSAKTREEIEEIYRKSFWADYYLTSANAVTEDGKLVFLDGNGNRVAAVVYGPRNVIVVVSVNKVVKNVEEARERLRYISPMNSKRLNLETPCAKTGFCADCSSPQRICDYFMVVESGVRQPGRFKILLTLEDFGL
- a CDS encoding DUF4914 family protein — encoded protein: MKTSILERFVFSEEVRDIVENAPEIIIPESRKEILEIAIADKDLFEVGYEVPGKGFVVEAIVTRCKNGLVINYPEPYMRRRDPNALVVGDNMETDKPRFKERFGMDFEPVREETFEWLKRQELIIMPFMAGGYDYGYPAVLVAPKNAGFFVGGLADLQFFIPADEVPENFKPKLYMFLAPPFRHTHFEGKQVVVHYRHNSHYEIFSYNLYPGPSAKKGVYGFLLHIGEKEKWVTAHASAVKVITPYENELVIMHEGASGGGKSEILEEIHREPDGRIKLAENILTGEVFYIDLKETCKLQPVADDMFMCHPKLQTGKKLVAKDAEAGWFIRVDHITNYGSAPDLERLTIHPPEPLIFFNIYAVPNSTALIWEHIEDEPGKPCPNPRVILPKRFMKDAISDPVEVDVRSFGVRTPPCTKEKPTYGIVGLMQVLPPAIAWLWRLAAPRGFANPSIVSTKGMTSEGVGTFWPFSSGKMVRLANILLEQIIDTPGTRYILVPNQHIGAYKVGFMPEWIAREYLSRRGGVRFRPNQLVPAKCTLLGFSLKEMKIEGIMIPKELLQPHLQPEVGEKAFEKGSQELKEFFKKQLKKFLTDDLNPVGREIIQCCLDDGSLEDYLKIIPMNF